One Nocardioides oleivorans DNA segment encodes these proteins:
- the erpA gene encoding iron-sulfur cluster insertion protein ErpA, which yields MTEQVETTERRTDQINLSAVAASKISSLLEQEGRDDLALRISVQPGGCSGLRYQLFFDERTLDGDVTTDFDGVTVVVDRMSVPYLNGAEIDFVDTIEKQGFTIDNPNATGSCACGDSFH from the coding sequence ATGACCGAGCAGGTCGAGACCACTGAGCGCCGCACCGACCAGATCAACCTGTCTGCCGTCGCCGCCAGCAAGATCAGCAGCCTCCTCGAGCAGGAGGGCCGCGACGACCTGGCCCTGCGCATCTCCGTGCAGCCGGGTGGCTGCTCGGGCCTGCGCTACCAGCTCTTCTTCGACGAGCGCACGCTCGACGGCGACGTGACCACCGACTTCGACGGCGTGACCGTCGTGGTCGACCGGATGAGCGTCCCCTACCTCAACGGTGCCGAGATCGACTTCGTCGACACCATCGAGAAGCAGGGCTTCACGATCGACAACCCCAACGCCACGGGTTCGTGCGCGTGCGGTGACTCGTTCCACTGA
- a CDS encoding glycerate kinase — protein MRVLIAPDKFAGTLTAVQAAEAIATGWRRQAPGDELDLAPMADGGPGFVDVLHAALGGSLDAVTVSGPHGTPVPAVVLRVGETAYVESAQAAGLHLLDGSPETATSFGVGQLVAAAVDGGARTVVVGLGGSGTTDGGAGMLAALGTTADGALDGGAAGLASVTSVDLGVTRSRVSGVALVAASDVDNPLTGLFGAAKTFGPQKGIAEERIAEVDGWLESFATATDRRTSLETGAGAAGGIGFALLALGATREPGIGLVTAAVSLAERARSADLVVTGEGAFDFSSRAGKVPYGVAGVASEALRPCIALAGQVLVGSREMRALGIESAYSLVDLVGEERALGAPADALAELAQRVARTWSR, from the coding sequence ATGCGCGTGCTGATCGCCCCGGACAAGTTCGCCGGCACCCTGACCGCGGTGCAGGCCGCCGAGGCGATCGCCACCGGGTGGCGCCGCCAGGCTCCCGGTGACGAGCTCGACCTCGCGCCGATGGCCGACGGCGGCCCCGGCTTCGTCGACGTGCTCCACGCGGCCCTCGGGGGCTCGCTCGACGCGGTCACCGTCAGCGGTCCGCACGGCACTCCGGTTCCGGCGGTCGTGCTGCGCGTGGGGGAGACGGCGTACGTCGAGAGCGCGCAGGCGGCCGGGCTCCACCTGCTCGACGGCTCGCCCGAGACGGCCACCTCGTTCGGCGTCGGGCAGCTCGTCGCCGCCGCCGTCGACGGAGGCGCCCGGACGGTCGTCGTCGGGCTCGGCGGCTCGGGCACGACGGACGGCGGTGCCGGCATGCTCGCCGCCCTCGGGACGACCGCGGACGGAGCACTCGACGGTGGTGCCGCCGGCCTGGCGTCGGTCACCTCGGTGGACCTCGGCGTGACCCGGTCGCGGGTGTCCGGGGTGGCGCTGGTCGCGGCGAGCGACGTCGACAACCCGCTCACCGGGCTCTTCGGGGCCGCGAAGACCTTCGGGCCGCAGAAGGGCATCGCCGAGGAGCGGATCGCGGAGGTCGACGGCTGGCTCGAGTCCTTCGCGACGGCCACCGATCGTCGTACGTCGCTCGAGACGGGCGCCGGTGCCGCCGGCGGGATCGGCTTCGCGCTCCTCGCCCTCGGCGCCACCCGCGAGCCGGGGATCGGCCTGGTCACCGCCGCCGTCTCGCTGGCCGAGCGGGCGCGGTCGGCCGACCTCGTCGTCACCGGCGAGGGTGCCTTCGACTTCTCCAGCCGGGCCGGCAAGGTGCCCTACGGCGTCGCCGGTGTCGCCTCCGAGGCGCTCCGTCCCTGCATCGCCCTGGCCGGCCAGGTCCTCGTCGGCTCGCGGGAGATGCGCGCCCTCGGCATCGAGTCGGCGTACTCCCTGGTCGACCTCGTCGGCGAGGAGCGCGCCCTCGGCGCTCCCGCCGACGCCCTCGCCGAGCTCGCCCAGCGCGTCGCCCGCACCTGGTCGCGCTGA